In Wolbachia endosymbiont of Aedes albopictus, one DNA window encodes the following:
- a CDS encoding Mur ligase family protein has protein sequence MKLRELLHNIIDVNFDVEIKGVTCNPKRVKEGYLFVCVSAQRMTLESRKPARVQILLTGSQYHAHDCVDVVIQGTKKDVIPVLDYLDPENLIANEHTKQLHNKNWIPVSATCMTNTPSFAVLDHPNPQEIYSKIVSRFYRFKQPKYVAAVTGTNGKTSVVEFCRQIWQNAGYNAASIGTLGTCINNGRKGNSNSLTTPDADDLYATLRDVSNKNVEHLALEASSHGIDQYRIHGLKLSAAAFTNFSQDHLDYHKNLGEYLETKKRLFYEVLPEGKTAILNAVIDEYGALLKIAEKRSNKVITYGKKGSDITLLKQTPAPNGQHLAIKIGDEIYDMFFPVLGQFQAYNLLCAMGIVTSSGLNYREICVEKLVSPPGRMEKVKPFAFVDYAHTPSALKQALLSLKWHFNKKIILVFGCGGNRDQTKRAEMGKVAQMYADRVIITDDNPRDENPAEIRRGILLHCPDALEIEDRREAIEKGVDIAYNEGMILLVAGKGHERFQIIGNQTFEFSDVEVIKNHVLTC, from the coding sequence ATGAAACTGAGAGAATTACTGCATAACATTATTGATGTTAACTTTGACGTTGAAATCAAGGGCGTTACATGTAATCCCAAGAGAGTCAAGGAAGGTTATCTTTTCGTTTGTGTATCTGCTCAGCGCATGACGCTGGAATCTAGAAAACCAGCACGTGTCCAGATTCTTCTTACTGGATCGCAGTATCACGCACACGACTGTGTAGACGTTGTCATACAAGGAACCAAAAAAGATGTCATCCCAGTGCTTGACTACTTGGATCCAGAAAATTTAATTGCAAATGAACACACTAAGCAATTGCATAATAAAAACTGGATTCCAGTGTCAGCTACTTGCATGACAAATACTCCGAGTTTTGCAGTGCTTGACCACCCCAACCCTCAAGAAATATACAGCAAAATAGTCAGCAGGTTTTATCGATTCAAACAGCCCAAGTATGTTGCTGCTGTAACGGGTACGAATGGTAAAACTTCAGTAGTAGAATTTTGCCGTCAGATCTGGCAGAATGCTGGCTATAATGCTGCCTCTATTGGAACACTTGGAACATGCATCAATAATGGTAGAAAAGGTAATAGCAACAGTCTTACAACTCCAGATGCGGATGACCTTTACGCAACATTACGTGATGTAAGTAATAAAAACGTAGAGCACTTAGCATTGGAGGCTTCAAGTCATGGGATTGATCAATACAGAATCCATGGATTAAAGTTGAGTGCTGCAGCTTTTACTAATTTCTCGCAAGATCATTTAGATTACCATAAAAATCTTGGTGAATATTTAGAAACTAAAAAAAGGTTGTTTTACGAGGTATTACCAGAAGGAAAAACAGCGATTTTAAATGCAGTTATAGATGAATACGGCGCATTGCTTAAAATAGCTGAAAAACGCAGCAACAAAGTTATCACCTATGGGAAAAAAGGCTCTGATATTACTTTGTTAAAGCAAACACCAGCACCAAACGGTCAACATCTTGCAATTAAAATTGGCGATGAAATTTATGACATGTTTTTTCCGGTTCTGGGGCAATTCCAAGCATATAATCTGTTGTGTGCAATGGGTATAGTTACCTCGTCTGGACTGAATTACAGGGAAATATGCGTAGAAAAACTCGTTTCTCCACCAGGAAGAATGGAAAAAGTGAAACCTTTTGCATTTGTGGATTACGCTCATACTCCAAGTGCGCTTAAACAAGCCCTATTGTCTTTAAAATGGCACTTCAATAAAAAAATAATTCTAGTTTTTGGTTGTGGTGGCAATCGTGATCAAACAAAACGCGCAGAAATGGGTAAAGTAGCACAAATGTATGCAGACAGAGTGATAATCACGGATGACAATCCGCGTGATGAGAATCCTGCAGAAATTCGTCGTGGTATTTTACTACATTGCCCTGATGCGCTAGAGATAGAAGATAGAAGAGAAGCTATAGAGAAAGGAGTAGATATTGCCTATAACGAGGGTATGATTCTGCTAGTTGCAGGAAAGGGGCACGAAAGATTTCAAATCATAGGGAATCAAACCTTTGAGTTTAGTGATGTTGAGGTTATTAAAAATCACGTTTTAACATGCTGA
- the uvrA gene encoding excinuclease ABC subunit UvrA translates to MDDFIRVKGAREHNLQGVDVNIPKNKLVVITGLSGSGKSSLAFDTIYAEGQRRYVESLSAYARQFLNIQDKPDVESITGLSPAISINQKSISKNPRSTVGTVTEIYDYLRLVYARIGVPYSPVTGLPITKQTVSQIVDTIIALPLETKIYILAPVVRGRKGEHLKEILEIKKQGYVRLKIDGEVYNVDDLPKLDKNKKHDVFVVADRISILDDIGNRLPSSIESALKLGNGLMYVEVVNLPDNHNSEYNNGQILTFSENFACPESGFSLEEIEPRLFSFNSPYGACCSCNGLGKKLAIDVKLIVPDETLSISEGALKPVGQTARQMYTSYGFLKNAILSLAENYKFSLDIPWKNIDQEIKDMILFGSDKFQGLVSILERQMDYDETLVERYCSVTHCKECTGYRLKKEALTVKIDSNHIGEISGLSIDKSLKWFENLPDKLTEQQKQISNKILSEIIKRLTFLKNVGLNYLTLDRESSTLSGGESQRIRLASQIGSGLTGVLYVLDEPSIGLHQCDNDRLIATLKNLRDMGNTVIVVEHDEDTIMAADYAIDIGPGAGVNGGKVVAEGTPDQVQRNSGSITGQYLSREKKILIPRRRKQATQFIKVINACENNLKNVNVKFPIGNLICVTGISGGGKSSLVIETLYKYSAHKIHHSSARYGRCDRIEGLEYIDKVIEVDQSPIGRTPSSNPATYVGMFTHIRNWFAGLSESKARGYNIGRFSFNTRGGRCEACKGDGHLKIEMHFLPDVYVKCEQCKGRRYNRETLEVTYKGKSISDVLDMTIDQACDFFENLPMVKEKLISLQEVGLGYIKLGQSSTTLSGGEAQRIKLSKELSKRFTGRTLYILDEPTTGLHFEDINNLLKILHRLVDLGNTVIVIEHNLHVIKTADYIIDIGPEGGIKGGEVIATGTPEEVAKIPESVTGRHLKTYLL, encoded by the coding sequence ATGGACGATTTTATAAGAGTTAAGGGTGCAAGGGAACATAATCTGCAAGGTGTAGATGTCAATATACCGAAAAATAAGCTAGTTGTTATAACTGGGCTAAGTGGTTCTGGTAAATCTAGTCTTGCGTTTGATACGATTTATGCAGAAGGCCAACGCCGGTATGTTGAAAGCCTATCAGCTTACGCGCGTCAATTTCTCAACATTCAGGATAAACCAGATGTTGAGTCGATTACAGGTCTCTCTCCTGCAATATCCATTAATCAGAAATCAATTTCAAAAAACCCAAGGTCGACGGTTGGAACTGTTACCGAAATTTACGATTACTTGCGCTTAGTGTATGCACGAATAGGAGTTCCTTATTCACCTGTAACTGGATTACCGATAACAAAGCAAACTGTATCTCAAATTGTAGATACTATAATTGCGTTACCTTTAGAAACTAAAATATATATACTTGCTCCTGTTGTGCGTGGTAGAAAGGGAGAACATCTCAAAGAGATATTGGAAATTAAAAAGCAAGGTTATGTAAGGCTAAAAATAGATGGTGAAGTGTACAATGTAGATGATTTGCCTAAACTCGATAAGAACAAGAAACACGACGTTTTTGTGGTTGCAGATAGAATATCAATATTGGACGATATAGGAAATCGACTGCCAAGTAGTATAGAATCCGCACTAAAACTTGGTAATGGTCTAATGTATGTAGAAGTAGTGAACCTACCTGACAACCATAATTCTGAGTATAATAATGGTCAAATTCTGACTTTTTCAGAGAATTTTGCATGCCCCGAGTCTGGTTTCTCTCTTGAGGAAATAGAACCAAGATTATTTTCTTTTAACAGCCCTTACGGTGCATGTTGTTCGTGTAATGGGCTTGGTAAAAAGCTGGCTATTGATGTAAAGCTGATAGTGCCAGATGAAACGCTCTCAATATCTGAAGGTGCTTTAAAGCCAGTAGGGCAAACAGCACGTCAAATGTACACAAGTTATGGATTTCTAAAAAATGCAATTCTATCACTGGCTGAAAACTACAAATTTAGCCTTGATATTCCATGGAAGAACATAGATCAAGAAATAAAAGATATGATACTCTTTGGCTCCGATAAATTTCAAGGTTTGGTCAGTATCCTAGAACGTCAGATGGATTATGATGAAACACTTGTCGAACGATATTGCTCTGTCACTCACTGTAAGGAATGCACTGGCTATAGATTGAAAAAAGAAGCACTTACAGTAAAAATTGATAGCAACCATATAGGTGAAATATCAGGGCTCAGCATCGATAAATCCCTTAAGTGGTTTGAAAATTTGCCAGACAAGCTAACAGAACAACAGAAGCAAATCTCAAATAAAATACTAAGTGAAATAATCAAGAGGCTAACATTTTTAAAGAATGTAGGGTTGAATTACCTAACGCTCGATCGAGAATCTAGCACTCTCTCTGGCGGTGAGAGCCAGAGGATTAGACTTGCTTCGCAAATTGGCTCTGGTTTAACAGGAGTGCTGTATGTGCTTGATGAACCCTCGATAGGCCTTCATCAATGCGATAATGATCGGTTAATTGCTACACTGAAAAACTTGAGAGACATGGGTAACACTGTAATCGTTGTTGAGCATGATGAAGATACAATAATGGCTGCTGATTATGCAATTGATATTGGTCCTGGAGCTGGCGTAAATGGTGGAAAAGTTGTTGCAGAAGGAACACCAGACCAGGTGCAAAGAAATTCAGGGAGCATAACAGGGCAATATTTGAGTAGAGAGAAAAAAATTTTAATTCCAAGGAGAAGAAAGCAAGCAACTCAGTTCATAAAAGTAATAAATGCATGTGAAAATAACTTAAAAAATGTGAACGTTAAATTTCCTATAGGGAATCTTATTTGTGTTACTGGAATATCAGGAGGGGGAAAATCAAGTTTAGTCATAGAAACGTTATATAAATATTCAGCACATAAGATACATCATTCGTCTGCACGGTATGGTCGGTGTGATAGAATAGAAGGCCTTGAATATATAGATAAAGTTATAGAAGTTGATCAATCGCCAATTGGTAGAACTCCTTCGTCAAATCCAGCAACATATGTCGGTATGTTTACTCATATAAGAAATTGGTTTGCAGGTCTTTCGGAGTCAAAAGCAAGGGGATATAATATAGGTCGATTTTCATTTAATACCAGAGGGGGAAGGTGTGAGGCTTGTAAAGGTGATGGGCACTTAAAGATAGAGATGCATTTTCTACCGGACGTTTATGTGAAGTGTGAGCAGTGTAAAGGGCGAAGGTATAATCGTGAAACATTGGAAGTTACTTATAAAGGAAAATCAATCTCTGATGTGCTTGATATGACGATAGATCAGGCTTGTGATTTTTTTGAAAACCTTCCAATGGTAAAAGAAAAGTTGATTTCTTTGCAGGAAGTGGGGCTTGGCTATATAAAACTCGGGCAGTCGTCAACAACGTTGTCTGGGGGTGAAGCACAACGAATAAAGCTGTCTAAAGAGCTATCAAAACGATTTACCGGAAGAACATTGTATATTCTTGATGAGCCAACAACTGGATTACACTTTGAAGATATAAATAACTTACTAAAAATACTTCATAGATTAGTCGATCTGGGAAACACTGTTATAGTTATCGAGCATAATTTGCATGTTATCAAAACTGCAGATTATATAATAGATATCGGACCAGAGGGAGGAATAAAAGGCGGAGAAGTGATTGCTACTGGAACTCCAGAAGAAGTGGCAAAAATTCCAGAAAGTGTTACAGGCAGGCATCTTAAAACATATTTATTATAA
- a CDS encoding AIR synthase-related protein, whose amino-acid sequence MANIRIEVLNKCEQVGRRRVVDVYLIYISKELPSKLHEEICGLFYNKVIQDCRYYSYNENLEEVQYNFIEPQAKWGLEISFLPGMTDNVGNTAKQIITEYLISKGYIDPSVMQISPSVIPARDAGIYRSQCRGTGMTDERAGMTPIEIKARSSKLILSQGNLPTEDDIKQEFNPITEYCTLICKNYSWKYYGKLNTTPGVIPVPRHWDPENFKQLYNENWIPVSSTGMTREGTGMTEESTGMTSGSNGAKSVDLNVSDQELEKISRDGIDGNGTLGLSSAAMKAIKDYFKKLGRNPYDIELESLAQTWSEHCKHNIFCSPIDEIKDGLYAHYIKRATREINSDICVSVFSDNAGGIIFNDDYLIVDKVETHNSPSALDPFGGAMTGVLGVNRDIVGFGKVAEPIMNTYYFCFAKEAKGKFYRDKERTDEILPPKYIMKEVIHGVNVAGNCSGIPTQLGSVYFDDRFCGKPLVFVGSVGIIPRSINNVPSHIKGPKNGDKIVIIGGRVGRDGIHGATFSSEALSGNSPSTIVQIGDPITQKKLSNAVVEARDLGLYNAITDNGAGGLSSSIGEMGKDGFEVDLSKVLLKNDGMAPWEIWISESQERMTLAVPEENLPMFKQIMKKHDVEACVIGEFNESGKAVVKCPEVKVIMDIETEFLHDGNPKVHLQTKPWSKESAVSFPVMQVADTGIQQVKPANILRQNSSNSGIECEVDSSLHDTFALKEMLSRPNICSKEFIVVQYDHEVQGSSILKPLQGKGRVCSEAIVSRPILSSNKGVVKSQGFGSSYGEIDTYHMAACAIDTAIRNYVAAGGNINHLALLDNFCWCDAYNPERLWQLKRAAEACYDFATAFKTPFISGKDSMFNDFKGYDENGEKVIISAPPSLLISAIGIIENIENAVSLDVKMPGDLIYVLGTTHDELGRSEYQLYSGIDNNNVPKVDAKSARKLYERYNQSIKDGIIASAIAPNLGGLIIALAKSLIAGDLGAEIDLSLVPIGETQNTDRINKIIMFSESQSRILVTIAPQNQQRFEALFKDATYSCIGKVIEKKVLNIKDIIEVKVESLAYSYSFYM is encoded by the coding sequence ATGGCAAACATCAGAATAGAAGTTTTAAATAAATGTGAACAAGTTGGCCGCAGAAGGGTAGTTGATGTTTACTTGATTTACATAAGCAAAGAATTACCATCAAAATTACATGAAGAAATTTGTGGGCTATTTTATAATAAAGTCATACAAGACTGCCGTTATTATTCCTACAATGAAAACCTTGAAGAAGTTCAATATAACTTCATAGAACCACAAGCAAAGTGGGGCTTGGAGATAAGCTTTTTACCTGGCATGACCGACAATGTAGGCAACACAGCAAAACAAATTATTACAGAATATTTAATAAGCAAAGGCTATATCGATCCATCTGTCATGCAAATTTCCCCCTCTGTCATTCCAGCGCGTGACGCTGGAATCTATAGATCCCAGTGTCGGGGCACTGGGATGACGGACGAAAGGGCTGGAATGACACCAATTGAGATCAAAGCAAGAAGTTCAAAATTGATTCTAAGTCAAGGGAATTTGCCAACTGAAGATGATATAAAACAAGAATTCAACCCTATCACTGAGTATTGCACACTTATCTGTAAGAACTATAGCTGGAAATATTATGGTAAATTGAATACAACACCTGGTGTCATTCCAGTGCCCCGACACTGGGATCCAGAAAATTTCAAGCAGTTGTATAATGAAAACTGGATTCCAGTGTCAAGCACTGGAATGACAAGAGAGGGCACTGGGATGACAGAAGAGAGCACTGGAATGACATCAGGTAGTAATGGGGCGAAATCTGTTGACCTCAATGTGAGTGACCAAGAGCTTGAAAAGATCAGCAGAGATGGAATCGATGGTAATGGCACTTTAGGGCTTTCTTCCGCAGCAATGAAAGCTATAAAGGATTACTTTAAAAAACTCGGTAGAAATCCATATGATATTGAACTTGAGTCTCTGGCACAGACTTGGTCTGAACATTGTAAACACAATATTTTTTGCTCCCCTATTGATGAAATAAAAGACGGTCTATATGCTCATTATATTAAGCGTGCAACACGTGAGATAAATTCTGACATATGCGTGTCAGTTTTCTCCGACAATGCCGGAGGAATAATTTTTAATGACGATTACTTAATCGTAGATAAAGTTGAAACTCACAATAGCCCTTCAGCTCTTGATCCATTTGGTGGAGCAATGACCGGAGTGCTTGGAGTTAATCGTGATATAGTGGGTTTCGGGAAAGTCGCAGAGCCTATAATGAATACCTATTACTTTTGCTTTGCCAAAGAAGCAAAAGGCAAATTTTATAGGGATAAAGAGCGCACTGATGAGATCTTACCGCCAAAATATATAATGAAAGAAGTGATTCACGGTGTTAATGTTGCTGGTAATTGCTCTGGTATTCCAACACAACTTGGATCGGTATATTTTGACGATAGATTTTGTGGGAAGCCGTTAGTCTTTGTTGGCAGCGTAGGAATTATTCCGCGCAGTATAAATAATGTACCTTCGCACATCAAAGGGCCTAAAAACGGCGATAAAATCGTAATTATTGGTGGAAGAGTTGGAAGGGACGGAATTCACGGTGCAACTTTTTCTTCAGAGGCATTGTCGGGAAACAGCCCTTCAACAATTGTGCAAATTGGTGACCCTATAACACAAAAAAAATTATCCAATGCCGTCGTAGAAGCAAGAGATCTTGGTCTTTATAATGCAATAACGGATAATGGAGCAGGCGGTCTATCATCGTCCATCGGTGAAATGGGGAAGGACGGATTCGAAGTTGATTTGAGCAAGGTTCTCCTTAAAAACGATGGTATGGCTCCGTGGGAAATATGGATATCAGAATCACAAGAGAGAATGACCTTAGCAGTGCCAGAAGAAAATCTTCCTATGTTTAAGCAAATCATGAAAAAACATGATGTGGAGGCTTGTGTGATTGGAGAGTTTAACGAAAGTGGTAAAGCTGTTGTTAAATGTCCTGAAGTGAAAGTAATAATGGACATCGAAACTGAATTTCTGCATGACGGTAATCCCAAAGTGCATTTACAGACGAAACCGTGGTCTAAGGAGTCTGCTGTATCCTTTCCTGTCATGCAAGTAGCTGACACTGGGATCCAGCAGGTAAAGCCTGCAAACATTTTACGCCAAAACTCATCTAATAGTGGAATTGAATGTGAAGTGGATTCCAGCTTGCATGACACCTTTGCACTAAAAGAAATGCTGAGCAGACCAAACATTTGCAGCAAAGAGTTCATAGTGGTGCAATATGACCATGAGGTTCAAGGATCGTCAATATTGAAACCACTGCAAGGCAAGGGAAGAGTGTGCAGCGAAGCTATCGTCTCAAGGCCAATTCTTTCTTCAAATAAAGGTGTTGTAAAATCGCAAGGATTTGGCTCAAGTTATGGAGAAATTGACACTTATCACATGGCAGCATGTGCGATTGACACTGCCATACGCAACTACGTAGCTGCAGGAGGAAATATAAATCATCTAGCGTTGCTCGATAATTTTTGCTGGTGTGATGCTTATAATCCAGAAAGGCTATGGCAGCTAAAGAGAGCTGCAGAGGCTTGTTACGACTTTGCAACTGCATTTAAAACACCATTCATATCCGGAAAAGACAGTATGTTCAATGACTTCAAGGGATATGATGAAAATGGCGAGAAAGTGATAATCTCTGCACCACCTTCATTACTCATCTCAGCAATTGGAATTATAGAAAATATTGAAAATGCGGTATCGCTTGATGTAAAAATGCCAGGGGACTTGATATATGTGCTTGGTACAACCCACGATGAGCTTGGCAGATCTGAATATCAGTTATATAGTGGAATAGATAATAACAACGTGCCAAAAGTTGATGCAAAGAGCGCTAGGAAGTTGTATGAGCGTTACAACCAGTCAATAAAAGATGGCATAATTGCCTCTGCAATTGCACCAAACTTGGGCGGATTAATTATTGCTCTGGCAAAATCGCTAATTGCAGGAGACCTTGGTGCTGAAATCGATCTTTCACTAGTGCCAATAGGAGAAACACAAAATACAGACAGAATAAACAAAATAATAATGTTTTCTGAATCGCAAAGTAGAATTTTGGTTACTATTGCACCACAAAATCAGCAGAGGTTTGAAGCGTTGTTTAAAGATGCGACTTATTCATGTATTGGCAAAGTAATAGAGAAAAAGGTGCTAAACATAAAGGATATTATTGAAGTGAAAGTAGAAAGTTTGGCTTATAGTTATAGTTTTTACATGTAA
- a CDS encoding BolA family protein: MDIIKTIEEKIRDSIDVIDINIIDESVKHADHYFASSSTLPSHIELILISDGFIGMSILKRHKLIYELLKGEIELIHAISLHLYTQNEYNLKNK, translated from the coding sequence ATGGATATTATTAAAACAATAGAAGAAAAAATACGCGATTCGATAGATGTAATTGATATCAACATTATCGATGAATCAGTAAAGCATGCTGATCATTATTTTGCTTCATCTTCAACATTACCTTCGCACATTGAATTAATATTAATATCTGACGGCTTTATTGGAATGAGCATTCTAAAAAGACATAAGTTGATTTATGAGTTATTGAAGGGTGAGATAGAGCTAATACATGCAATTTCTCTTCACTTGTATACGCAAAACGAGTACAATTTAAAAAATAAATAA
- a CDS encoding ComF family protein, with amino-acid sequence MNFLLLKKATNLIFPNVCVSCEYIIDENLNLCSECNKKINFLTKHYCNVCGVVISDNIHTCGKCIINPPPFKVLRSVFAYDQHSKNMIINFKFFDNLNYVKIYAKWIYQANQDTFQNAEVIIPIPLHKMRLFKRKYNQAALLAKELSKLSNLSYTPFAIKRLRHTAPQAGLSLKQREKNLKKAFKRSNKEIIKNKIVILVDDVVTTGATVRSCSQEILNSGAKEVRVLSLARTVNDCENQHVKT; translated from the coding sequence GTGAACTTTCTCTTACTAAAAAAAGCTACAAATCTTATATTTCCGAACGTATGCGTAAGTTGCGAATATATCATTGATGAAAATCTTAATCTGTGTAGTGAATGCAACAAAAAAATCAATTTTCTAACTAAGCATTACTGCAATGTTTGTGGCGTAGTAATCTCAGACAATATTCATACGTGTGGTAAGTGCATCATCAATCCTCCACCGTTTAAAGTATTAAGATCAGTTTTTGCTTATGATCAACATAGTAAAAACATGATTATAAATTTCAAATTTTTTGATAATTTGAATTACGTAAAAATCTATGCAAAGTGGATATACCAAGCTAATCAGGATACGTTTCAGAACGCAGAAGTCATAATTCCTATACCGTTACATAAAATGCGCTTGTTTAAACGTAAATATAATCAAGCAGCATTGCTTGCAAAAGAGTTGAGTAAGTTGTCCAATTTATCCTATACACCATTTGCAATAAAACGTCTTCGCCATACTGCACCTCAAGCTGGTCTTTCACTTAAACAGCGTGAAAAAAACTTAAAGAAGGCTTTTAAAAGAAGCAACAAAGAAATTATCAAAAATAAAATCGTGATATTAGTTGATGATGTTGTAACAACCGGAGCAACTGTAAGATCTTGCTCTCAAGAAATTTTAAACTCCGGTGCAAAAGAAGTGAGAGTGCTATCGCTTGCAAGAACGGTGAATGATTGTGAAAATCAGCATGTTAAAACGTGA
- the metC gene encoding cystathionine beta-lyase, whose product MKEESILVKAGRKFNDYKGSMNPPVYHSSTILFPTYKDYLNAANGESIYDVINDGVARDYSYSNVGTPTVHYLSNALAEIEGSGQALIYPSGLFALTFAILTFTKAGSHVLIQDNSYYRLKRFAENELPKRGIEVTFYDPTQDITDLIQSNTSLIMIETPGSVAFEISNVEHIVKVAKGRGIVTICDNSWATPLLFKPLDYGIDVALYAVTKYLAGHSDLLMGAIIAEGEIFKLLYESYKNYGVTIQSHDCYLAHRGLRTLHTRMKRHQNTAMEVAKWLEKHSKIKKVLYPALPSHPQHELWKSYFKGASGTFSVALDREYSCEELSCIVDHMKVFSIGASWGGCDSLILPIDRRSMSRSVMNSDYGGSFIRIFCGLEDPEDLISDLNAALARLPCLNTKTGRVKHETERITA is encoded by the coding sequence GTGAAGGAAGAGTCTATATTAGTTAAAGCAGGAAGAAAATTTAATGACTATAAAGGTTCTATGAATCCGCCAGTTTATCATTCTTCTACCATATTATTTCCTACTTACAAGGACTACTTAAATGCAGCAAATGGAGAAAGTATATACGATGTAATCAACGATGGTGTTGCAAGGGATTATAGCTACAGTAATGTTGGTACTCCTACTGTTCATTATCTTTCAAATGCACTTGCTGAAATTGAAGGGAGTGGACAAGCGCTTATTTATCCTTCCGGACTATTTGCACTTACTTTTGCTATTTTGACTTTCACTAAAGCGGGTTCGCATGTTTTAATACAAGATAATAGTTATTACCGACTTAAGAGATTTGCAGAAAATGAGCTACCAAAAAGAGGAATAGAAGTAACTTTTTATGATCCAACACAGGATATAACTGATTTAATTCAGAGTAATACTTCATTGATAATGATCGAGACTCCTGGTTCTGTAGCGTTTGAGATTTCAAATGTAGAGCATATAGTAAAAGTTGCTAAAGGACGTGGAATCGTAACCATTTGCGACAATTCATGGGCCACTCCTTTGTTATTTAAGCCGCTTGATTATGGAATTGATGTTGCGCTATATGCGGTGACAAAGTATCTAGCCGGTCACTCAGACTTATTGATGGGGGCTATTATTGCTGAAGGTGAAATTTTTAAATTGCTTTATGAGAGCTATAAAAATTATGGAGTAACCATTCAATCGCACGACTGCTACCTTGCACACAGGGGACTAAGAACACTGCACACACGTATGAAAAGGCACCAGAATACAGCAATGGAAGTGGCAAAGTGGCTAGAAAAACATTCAAAAATCAAAAAAGTTTTGTATCCAGCACTTCCCTCCCATCCTCAACACGAATTATGGAAAAGTTACTTCAAAGGAGCAAGCGGCACATTCAGTGTAGCACTAGATAGAGAATATTCATGTGAAGAACTAAGCTGCATAGTTGATCATATGAAAGTTTTTAGTATTGGTGCTTCTTGGGGAGGGTGCGATAGTTTAATATTACCAATAGATCGTAGATCTATGTCAAGATCTGTAATGAATTCAGATTATGGTGGAAGTTTTATACGGATATTTTGTGGACTGGAAGATCCTGAAGATTTAATCTCTGATTTAAATGCTGCACTAGCAAGGTTGCCATGTTTGAACACTAAAACTGGCAGAGTAAAACATGAAACTGAGAGAATTACTGCATAA